One Nocardioides luti DNA window includes the following coding sequences:
- the disA gene encoding DNA integrity scanning diadenylate cyclase DisA: MGTDRSDETLRLRATLASIAPGTAMRDGLERILRGRTGALIVMGHDKTVEGIATGGFTLDVPFTATGLRELAKMDGGIIVDKDLTRIIRAAVHLMPDHTIYSEETGTRHRTADRVARQTGFPVISVSQSMQIIAAYVGETRHVLEDSGQILSRANQALATLERYKMRLDEVASTLSALEIEDLVTVRDVAVVAQRLEMVTRIAREIEDYVLELGTDGRLLSLQLEELITGVDAERELVIRDYLPAGRRSKSPEELLARLEALSATELVDPAAAAKALGLGTGEHLDGAVAPRGYRLLAKVPRLPTSVVDRLVEHFGTLQKLLSAGIDDLQAVEGVGELRARSVREGLSRLAESTILERYV, from the coding sequence GTGGGCACGGACCGCTCGGACGAGACGCTGCGCCTGCGCGCGACCCTCGCCTCCATCGCCCCCGGGACCGCCATGCGCGACGGCCTCGAGCGCATCCTGCGCGGTCGCACCGGGGCCCTCATCGTGATGGGCCACGACAAGACCGTCGAGGGCATCGCCACCGGCGGCTTCACCCTCGACGTCCCGTTCACCGCCACCGGCCTGCGCGAGCTGGCCAAGATGGACGGCGGCATCATCGTCGACAAGGACCTGACCCGGATCATCCGGGCCGCGGTCCACCTGATGCCCGACCACACGATCTACTCCGAGGAGACCGGCACCCGGCACCGCACCGCGGACCGCGTCGCCCGCCAGACCGGCTTCCCCGTGATCTCGGTGTCGCAGTCGATGCAGATCATCGCGGCGTACGTCGGCGAGACCCGCCACGTCCTCGAGGACTCCGGCCAGATCCTCTCGCGCGCCAACCAGGCCCTCGCCACGCTCGAGCGCTACAAGATGCGCCTCGACGAGGTCGCCTCCACCCTCTCCGCCCTCGAGATCGAGGACCTCGTCACCGTCCGCGACGTCGCCGTCGTGGCCCAGCGGCTCGAGATGGTCACCCGGATCGCCCGCGAGATCGAGGACTACGTCCTCGAGCTCGGCACCGACGGCCGGCTGCTCTCCCTGCAGCTCGAGGAGCTGATCACCGGCGTCGACGCCGAGCGCGAGCTGGTCATCCGCGACTACCTCCCTGCCGGTCGCCGCTCGAAGAGCCCCGAGGAGCTGCTCGCCCGGCTCGAGGCGCTCTCCGCCACCGAGCTGGTCGACCCGGCCGCCGCCGCCAAGGCCCTCGGACTCGGCACCGGCGAGCACCTCGACGGCGCCGTCGCCCCGCGCGGCTACCGGCTGCTCGCCAAGGTCCCGCGGCTGCCCACGTCGGTGGTCGACCGCCTCGTCGAGCACTTCGGCACCCTGCAGAAGCTCCTCTCCGCCGGCATCGACGACCTCCAGGCCGTCGAGGGCGTCGGCGAGCTGCGCGCCCGCAGCGTCCGCGAGGGCCTGTCGCGCCTCGCCGAGTCGACGATCCTCGAGCGCTACGTCTGA
- a CDS encoding A/G-specific adenine glycosylase, with product MSDLHEPILRWYDDHARELPWRGESASAWSVMVSEFMLQQTPVARVLPVHEQWLATWPTPADLAAEPAGEAVRAWGRLGYPRRALRLHAAATAIVAQHDGVVPADYDELVALPGVGDYTAAAIASFAYGRRHVVLDTNVRRVLARAVGGVEFPAPAVTRAERDVATGLLPEEDATAATWAVAVMELGALVCVATNPRCEACPLADACAWRAAGHPAYDGPPRKVQAWAGTDRQCRGRLLAVLRESDGPVHRSRLDAVWADEAQRLRSLAGLVTDGLVVPGDGETYALP from the coding sequence GTGAGCGACCTCCACGAGCCGATCCTGCGGTGGTACGACGACCACGCCCGGGAGCTGCCCTGGCGCGGCGAGTCGGCCTCGGCGTGGTCGGTGATGGTCTCGGAGTTCATGCTGCAGCAGACCCCCGTGGCGCGGGTGCTGCCGGTCCACGAGCAGTGGCTGGCGACCTGGCCCACGCCCGCCGACCTGGCGGCCGAGCCCGCCGGCGAGGCGGTGCGCGCCTGGGGCCGGCTCGGGTACCCGCGACGGGCGCTGCGTCTGCACGCCGCCGCCACCGCGATCGTCGCGCAGCACGACGGGGTCGTCCCCGCGGACTACGACGAGCTGGTGGCGCTGCCCGGCGTCGGCGACTACACGGCCGCCGCGATCGCGTCCTTCGCCTACGGCCGGCGCCACGTCGTGCTGGACACCAACGTGCGGCGCGTCCTCGCCCGCGCGGTGGGCGGCGTCGAGTTCCCCGCGCCCGCCGTCACCCGGGCCGAGCGGGACGTGGCGACCGGCCTGCTGCCCGAGGAAGACGCCACCGCCGCCACCTGGGCGGTCGCGGTCATGGAGCTCGGCGCCCTGGTGTGCGTCGCCACGAACCCACGGTGCGAGGCCTGTCCCCTCGCGGACGCGTGCGCCTGGCGGGCGGCCGGCCACCCGGCGTACGACGGGCCGCCGCGCAAGGTGCAGGCCTGGGCCGGGACCGACCGGCAGTGCCGCGGCCGGCTGCTGGCGGTGCTGCGTGAGAGCGACGGGCCGGTGCACCGCAGCCGCCTCGACGCAGTGTGGGCCGACGAGGCCCAGCGGCTCCGCTCGCTCGCCGGCCTGGTCACCGACGGCCTGGTCGTGCCGGGCGACGGCGAGACCTACGCCCTGCCCTGA
- a CDS encoding ATP-dependent Clp protease ATP-binding subunit, which translates to MFERFTDRARRVVVLAQEEARMLSHNYIGTEHILLGLIHEGEGVAAKALESLDISLEAVRAQVEEIIGQGQQAPSGHIPFTPRAKKVLELSLREALQLGHSYIGTEHILLGLIREGEGVAAQVLQKLGADLNRVRQQVIQLLSGFQGKESAASGAAASGSASDAPSSSLVLDQFGRNLTQDAREGKLDPVIGREQEIERVMQILSRRTKNNPVLIGEPGVGKTTIVEGLAQDIVKGNVPETLKDKQIYTLDLGALVAGSRYRGDFEERLKKVLKEIRTRGDIVLFIDEIHTLVGAGAAEGAIDAASILKPMLARGELQTIGATTLDEYRKYLEKDAALERRFQPIQVPEPSIAHTIEMLKGLRDRYEAHHRVTITDEALVSAATLADRYISDRFLPDKAIDLIDEAGSRLRIRRMTAPADLREYDDKIGDVRQRKEAAIDGQDFEAAARLRDEEKQLIAKKADREKQWRAGDMDEVAEVDEELIAEVLAVATGIPIVKLSEEESTRLLNMEEELHKRVIGQEEAVKAISRAIRRTRAGMKDPKRPGGSFIFAGPSGVGKTWLSKTLAEFLFGDEDALIQLDMSEFGEKHTVSRLFGSPPGYVGYEEGGQLTEKVRRKPFSVVLFDEVEKAHPDIFNSLLQILEEGRLTDSQGRVVDFKNTVIIMTTNLGTRDISKGVNLGFQQGGGEGAYEKMKNKVSEELKQHFKPEFLNRVDEIIVFPALTQDQIVHMVDNMIAGVELRLRDRDMALELTQPAKQLLAERGFDPVLGARPLRRTIQREIEDVLSEKMLYGEVGPGQIVLVGVEGEGPSAKFTFSGQKVGVLPDLPPFETAEVIASGEATPEGPDDSEGPIDVPKAD; encoded by the coding sequence ATGTTCGAGCGGTTCACAGACCGAGCCCGACGAGTTGTCGTGCTGGCCCAGGAAGAGGCCCGCATGCTCTCCCACAACTACATCGGCACCGAGCACATCCTGCTCGGCCTGATCCACGAGGGCGAGGGAGTCGCCGCGAAGGCGCTGGAGTCCCTCGACATCTCGCTGGAGGCCGTGCGAGCCCAGGTCGAGGAGATCATCGGCCAGGGCCAGCAGGCCCCGAGCGGGCACATCCCGTTCACCCCCCGGGCCAAGAAGGTCCTCGAGCTGTCCCTGCGCGAGGCGCTGCAGCTCGGGCACTCCTACATCGGGACCGAGCACATCCTGCTCGGCCTGATCCGGGAGGGCGAGGGCGTGGCCGCCCAGGTGCTGCAGAAGCTCGGCGCCGACCTCAACCGCGTCCGCCAGCAGGTCATCCAGCTGCTCTCGGGCTTCCAGGGCAAGGAGTCGGCCGCGTCCGGTGCCGCCGCGAGCGGCTCGGCCAGCGACGCCCCGTCGTCCTCCCTGGTGCTCGACCAGTTCGGTCGCAACCTGACCCAGGACGCCCGCGAGGGCAAGCTCGACCCGGTCATCGGGCGCGAGCAGGAGATCGAGCGGGTCATGCAGATCCTCTCGCGCCGTACGAAGAACAACCCCGTCCTCATCGGCGAGCCCGGCGTCGGCAAGACGACGATCGTCGAGGGCCTGGCCCAGGACATCGTCAAGGGCAACGTCCCCGAGACGCTCAAGGACAAGCAGATCTACACGCTCGACCTGGGCGCCCTGGTGGCCGGCTCGCGCTACCGCGGTGACTTCGAGGAGCGCCTGAAGAAGGTGCTCAAGGAGATCCGCACCCGCGGCGACATCGTGCTGTTCATCGACGAGATCCACACCCTCGTCGGCGCCGGTGCGGCCGAGGGCGCGATCGACGCCGCCAGCATCCTCAAGCCGATGCTGGCCCGTGGCGAGCTGCAGACGATCGGGGCCACGACCCTCGACGAGTACCGCAAGTACCTCGAGAAGGACGCGGCGCTCGAGCGTCGCTTCCAGCCGATCCAGGTCCCCGAGCCGTCGATCGCGCACACGATCGAGATGCTCAAGGGGCTGCGCGACCGCTACGAGGCGCACCACCGCGTCACGATCACCGACGAGGCCCTGGTCTCGGCGGCGACGCTCGCCGACCGCTACATCTCCGACCGGTTCCTGCCGGACAAGGCCATCGACCTGATCGACGAGGCCGGCTCCCGGCTGCGGATCCGCCGGATGACGGCGCCCGCGGACCTGCGCGAGTACGACGACAAGATCGGCGACGTGCGCCAGCGCAAGGAGGCCGCGATCGACGGCCAGGACTTCGAGGCCGCCGCCCGCCTGCGCGACGAGGAGAAGCAGCTCATCGCGAAGAAGGCCGACCGCGAGAAGCAGTGGCGCGCCGGCGACATGGACGAGGTCGCCGAGGTCGACGAGGAGCTCATCGCCGAGGTCCTCGCCGTCGCGACCGGCATCCCGATCGTGAAGCTCTCCGAGGAGGAGTCCACGCGGCTGCTCAACATGGAGGAGGAGCTGCACAAGCGCGTCATCGGGCAGGAGGAGGCCGTCAAGGCGATCTCCCGCGCCATCCGGCGCACGCGTGCCGGCATGAAGGACCCGAAGCGCCCCGGCGGCTCGTTCATCTTCGCCGGGCCCTCGGGCGTCGGCAAGACCTGGCTGTCCAAGACGCTGGCGGAGTTCCTCTTCGGCGACGAGGACGCGCTCATCCAGCTCGACATGTCGGAGTTCGGCGAGAAGCACACCGTCTCGCGGCTCTTCGGCTCGCCTCCCGGCTACGTCGGCTACGAGGAGGGCGGCCAGCTCACCGAGAAGGTCCGCCGCAAGCCGTTCTCGGTCGTGCTCTTCGACGAGGTCGAGAAGGCCCACCCGGACATCTTCAACAGCCTGCTTCAGATCCTCGAGGAAGGTCGCCTGACCGACTCGCAGGGCCGGGTCGTCGACTTCAAGAACACCGTCATCATCATGACGACCAACCTCGGCACCCGGGACATCTCCAAGGGCGTCAACCTCGGCTTCCAGCAGGGTGGCGGCGAGGGCGCCTACGAGAAGATGAAGAACAAGGTCTCCGAGGAGCTCAAGCAGCACTTCAAGCCCGAGTTCCTCAACCGTGTCGACGAGATCATCGTCTTCCCGGCGCTGACCCAGGACCAGATCGTCCACATGGTCGACAATATGATCGCCGGCGTCGAGCTGCGGCTCCGCGACCGCGACATGGCGCTCGAGCTCACGCAGCCGGCCAAGCAGCTGCTGGCCGAGCGGGGCTTCGACCCGGTGCTGGGGGCACGGCCGCTGCGCCGCACCATCCAGCGCGAGATCGAGGACGTCCTCTCCGAGAAGATGCTCTACGGCGAGGTCGGCCCCGGCCAGATCGTCCTGGTCGGCGTCGAGGGCGAGGGCCCGTCGGCGAAGTTCACCTTCTCGGGCCAGAAGGTCGGCGTCCTGCCCGACCTGCCGCCGTTCGAGACCGCCGAGGTGATCGCCTCCGGCGAGGCCACGCCCGAGGGGCCGGACGACTCCGAGGGACCGATCGACGTCCCGAAGGCCGACTGA
- a CDS encoding histone-like nucleoid-structuring protein Lsr2, with protein sequence MAQKVHIVLVDDLDGSEATESVSFGLDGTSYEIDLNDENAAALRDALAGYVGHARKVGGAKGRAKRSSAPAAGGASAKEIRDWARSNGYDVPDRGRVSADVRQAFDSAH encoded by the coding sequence ATGGCTCAAAAGGTTCACATCGTCCTCGTCGACGACCTCGACGGCAGCGAGGCCACGGAGTCCGTCTCCTTCGGGCTCGACGGCACGTCGTACGAGATCGACCTCAACGACGAGAACGCCGCCGCCCTGCGCGACGCGCTCGCCGGCTACGTCGGCCACGCCCGCAAGGTCGGTGGGGCGAAGGGTCGCGCCAAGCGGTCCAGCGCCCCCGCGGCCGGTGGCGCCTCCGCCAAGGAGATCCGCGACTGGGCCCGCTCGAACGGCTACGACGTGCCCGACCGCGGCCGCGTCTCCGCCGACGTCCGTCAGGCCTTCGACTCCGCGCACTGA
- a CDS encoding type III pantothenate kinase, with the protein MPLLAADIGNSHTVLGLLEGGEVLAHWRISTDARRTADEWAVLLRGLLGERTGSVSGIAVCSTVPSVLHEWREMLDGHFATVPHVVVEPGVRTGVPILMDNPREVGSDRIINALAAVHAYGGPAIVVDFGGTATTFDVVSPQGQYVGGAIAPGIEISLEALGRRGAQLRRVELLRPRSVIAKNTVEALQSGMVFGVASQVEGIVSRMIDELGVAPEDVHVISTGYLADLVVAECRCFTEHSPWLTLRGLELVFARNS; encoded by the coding sequence GTGCCGCTCCTCGCCGCCGACATCGGCAACAGCCACACCGTCCTCGGGCTGCTCGAGGGTGGCGAGGTGCTGGCGCACTGGCGGATCTCGACCGACGCGCGCCGCACCGCGGACGAGTGGGCGGTGCTGCTGCGGGGGCTGCTGGGGGAGCGGACCGGGTCGGTCAGCGGCATCGCGGTCTGCTCGACGGTGCCCTCGGTGCTGCACGAGTGGCGCGAGATGCTGGACGGCCACTTCGCGACGGTGCCGCACGTCGTGGTCGAGCCCGGGGTGCGCACCGGTGTGCCGATCCTGATGGACAACCCCCGCGAGGTCGGCTCGGACCGGATCATCAACGCGCTCGCGGCGGTCCACGCCTACGGCGGCCCGGCGATCGTCGTCGACTTCGGGGGCACCGCCACGACGTTCGACGTGGTCAGCCCGCAGGGGCAGTACGTCGGGGGCGCGATCGCGCCGGGGATCGAGATCTCCCTCGAGGCGCTGGGCCGGCGTGGCGCCCAGCTGCGGCGCGTGGAGCTGCTCCGGCCGCGCTCGGTGATCGCCAAGAACACCGTCGAGGCGCTGCAGTCGGGAATGGTGTTCGGGGTCGCCAGCCAGGTCGAGGGAATTGTCTCCCGGATGATCGACGAGCTCGGTGTCGCGCCCGAGGACGTGCACGTGATCTCGACCGGTTATCTGGCCGACCTCGTCGTCGCCGAATGCCGGTGCTTCACCGAGCATTCCCCGTGGCTCACCCTGCGGGGCCTCGAGCTCGTGTTTGCGCGCAACTCCTGA
- the nadC gene encoding carboxylating nicotinate-nucleotide diphosphorylase yields MSRTHGIDRTAYADLSRDLVDELAAAGLDPLAVYEHVVLAFDEDLPDGGSDVTSEAMPAMGRAVADVAAREEGVVAGLAVAELAFRYALGDDVVIRTRVPDGTHVRPGDVVMTVEGPVAGVLTAERTALNFSSHLSGVATATAAWVRALEGTRARVLDTRKTLPGWRGLQKYAVRCGGGVNHRFSLSDRAMVKDNHVVAAGGVVAAYDAVRAAQPGLRVEVEVTDLDQLRALLEAGCEEILLDNMSTATMAEAVAITAGRATLEASGGLTLERAREVAATGVDFISVGALTHSVSVFDLGLDFREG; encoded by the coding sequence ATGAGCCGGACCCACGGCATCGACCGCACGGCGTACGCCGACCTGTCCCGCGACCTGGTCGACGAGCTGGCGGCGGCGGGGCTCGACCCGCTCGCGGTCTACGAGCACGTCGTGCTCGCCTTCGACGAGGACCTGCCCGACGGCGGCAGCGACGTGACCAGCGAGGCGATGCCCGCGATGGGTCGCGCCGTCGCCGACGTCGCCGCCCGCGAGGAGGGCGTCGTCGCCGGGCTGGCCGTCGCCGAGCTGGCCTTCCGCTACGCCCTCGGCGACGACGTCGTGATCCGCACCCGGGTGCCGGACGGGACGCACGTCCGCCCCGGTGACGTCGTGATGACCGTCGAGGGGCCGGTCGCCGGGGTGCTGACCGCCGAGCGGACCGCGCTGAACTTCTCCTCCCACCTGTCCGGGGTCGCCACCGCCACCGCGGCGTGGGTCCGCGCGCTCGAGGGCACCCGCGCCCGCGTCCTCGACACCCGCAAGACGCTGCCGGGCTGGCGCGGGCTGCAGAAGTACGCCGTGCGCTGCGGCGGCGGCGTCAACCACCGCTTCAGCCTGAGCGACCGCGCGATGGTCAAGGACAACCACGTCGTCGCCGCGGGCGGCGTCGTGGCGGCGTACGACGCCGTGCGCGCCGCGCAGCCCGGCCTGCGCGTGGAGGTCGAGGTGACCGACCTCGACCAGCTCCGCGCGCTGCTCGAGGCCGGCTGCGAGGAGATCCTGCTCGACAACATGTCCACGGCGACGATGGCCGAGGCGGTCGCGATCACCGCAGGCCGCGCCACCCTGGAGGCCTCGGGCGGGCTCACGCTCGAGCGCGCCCGCGAGGTGGCCGCCACCGGGGTCGACTTCATCTCCGTCGGGGCGCTGACGCACTCGGTGAGCGTCTTCGACCTCGGCCTGGACTTCCGGGAGGGCTGA
- a CDS encoding L-aspartate oxidase gives MVDAPVRRVPGRLAAPAPGWTTTSDVVVIGSGIAGLTAALRLRGQVDRILVVTKDVLAAGSTQWAQGGIAAALGPGDTPEQHEVDTLVAGAGACDLDAVRVLVNEGPEAVRELIALGTRFDHSPDGELSLTREGGHHRDRIAHAGGDATGAEIQRALIAAIQRAPEIEVVEHALAVDLLLDAPLDEGGGIAGVTLHVMGEGQRDGVGAVHCRAVVLASGGLGQVFSQTTNPVVSTGDGMAVALRAGAVLRDLEFVQFHPTVMYLGPDSRGQQPLISEAVRGEGAFLVDGLPEEGGTRFMQGVHELADLAPRDVVAKAIMRRMLDTGRPHMWLDARHLGAPASEASDLGDRVAREARVSRFWEKRFPTILATARAHGVDPVTQLIPVAPACHYASGGVRTDLWGRSNVPGLYATGEVACSGVHGANRLASNSLLEGLVFSRRIAEVLPGELRPAVAPGADHRTEGLVAGAVRGELQETMTSRVGVLRNAEGLDQAAGLLDGLAGTAATTVDQDAWETTNLLTIAAALTDAALLREETRGSHWRDDFPDRDDAHWAGHFDVVMDDGATTLRFTAEPATDGDLA, from the coding sequence ATGGTTGACGCACCCGTACGCCGGGTCCCTGGCCGCCTCGCGGCGCCCGCACCCGGCTGGACCACGACCTCCGACGTCGTGGTCATCGGCTCCGGCATCGCCGGCCTCACCGCCGCCCTGCGGCTGCGCGGGCAGGTCGACCGGATCCTGGTCGTGACCAAGGACGTCCTGGCCGCCGGCTCCACCCAGTGGGCGCAGGGCGGGATCGCCGCGGCCCTGGGGCCGGGGGACACCCCCGAGCAGCACGAGGTCGACACCCTGGTCGCCGGGGCCGGGGCCTGCGACCTCGACGCCGTCCGGGTGCTGGTCAACGAGGGCCCCGAGGCGGTCCGCGAGCTGATCGCCCTCGGCACCCGCTTCGACCACAGCCCCGACGGGGAGCTCTCGCTGACCCGCGAGGGCGGCCACCACCGCGACCGGATCGCGCACGCGGGCGGCGACGCGACTGGCGCCGAGATCCAGCGGGCCCTGATCGCCGCGATCCAGCGCGCCCCCGAGATCGAGGTCGTCGAGCACGCCCTCGCGGTCGACCTGCTCCTCGACGCCCCGCTCGACGAGGGCGGCGGCATCGCGGGCGTCACCCTCCACGTGATGGGTGAGGGACAGCGCGACGGCGTGGGCGCCGTGCACTGCCGGGCCGTCGTGCTCGCCAGCGGCGGGCTCGGCCAGGTCTTCTCCCAGACCACGAACCCGGTCGTCTCCACCGGCGACGGGATGGCCGTCGCCCTGCGGGCCGGTGCCGTGCTGCGGGACCTGGAGTTCGTGCAGTTCCACCCGACGGTGATGTACCTCGGCCCCGACTCCCGCGGCCAGCAGCCCCTGATCTCGGAGGCGGTGCGCGGCGAGGGCGCCTTCCTCGTCGACGGGCTCCCCGAGGAGGGCGGCACCCGCTTCATGCAGGGCGTGCACGAGCTCGCCGACCTCGCCCCCCGCGACGTGGTCGCGAAGGCCATCATGCGCCGGATGCTCGACACCGGCCGGCCGCACATGTGGCTGGACGCCCGCCACCTCGGGGCCCCTGCGAGCGAAGCGAGCGACCTCGGTGATCGAGTAGCGCGCGAAGCGCGCGTATCGAGATTCTGGGAGAAGCGCTTCCCGACCATCCTGGCCACGGCGCGCGCGCACGGCGTCGACCCGGTGACCCAGCTGATCCCGGTCGCCCCCGCCTGCCACTACGCCTCGGGCGGCGTGCGCACCGACCTGTGGGGCCGGTCCAACGTGCCCGGGCTCTACGCCACCGGCGAGGTGGCCTGCTCCGGCGTGCACGGGGCGAACCGGCTCGCCTCCAACTCGCTGCTCGAGGGGCTGGTCTTCTCGCGCCGGATCGCCGAGGTGCTGCCGGGCGAGCTCCGCCCGGCCGTCGCGCCCGGCGCCGACCACCGTACCGAGGGCCTCGTGGCCGGCGCGGTCCGCGGGGAGCTGCAGGAGACGATGACGTCCCGGGTGGGCGTGCTGCGCAACGCGGAGGGCCTCGACCAGGCGGCCGGGCTGCTCGACGGGCTGGCCGGCACGGCCGCCACGACGGTCGACCAGGACGCCTGGGAGACCACGAACCTGCTCACGATCGCCGCGGCGCTCACCGACGCCGCGCTGCTGCGCGAGGAGACCCGCGGCTCGCACTGGCGCGACGACTTCCCCGACCGGGACGACGCCCACTGGGCCGGACACTTCGACGTCGTGATGGACGACGGCGCCACCACGCTCCGCTTCACCGCCGAGCCCGCCACCGATGGAGACCTCGCATGA
- the panD gene encoding aspartate 1-decarboxylase: protein MLRTMMTSKIHRATVTQADLHYVGSVTVDEDLLDAADLLPGELVHIVDITNGARLETYTIAGERGSGILGINGAAARLVHPGDLVILIAYGQMETAEARTHQPHVVFVDADNKILATGFDPAETFDGAGLVRGDLTAGR from the coding sequence ATGCTGCGCACCATGATGACCAGCAAGATCCACCGCGCCACCGTCACCCAGGCCGACCTGCACTACGTCGGGTCGGTGACCGTCGACGAGGACCTGCTCGACGCCGCCGACCTGCTGCCGGGCGAGCTCGTGCACATCGTCGACATCACCAACGGAGCGCGCCTCGAGACCTACACGATCGCGGGCGAGCGCGGCTCCGGGATCCTCGGGATCAACGGTGCGGCCGCCCGGCTGGTGCACCCCGGTGACCTGGTGATCCTCATCGCCTACGGCCAGATGGAGACCGCCGAGGCCCGCACCCACCAGCCGCACGTGGTGTTCGTCGACGCCGACAACAAGATCCTCGCGACCGGCTTCGACCCGGCCGAGACCTTCGACGGGGCTGGTCTCGTGCGCGGGGACCTCACCGCGGGGCGCTAG
- the panC gene encoding pantoate--beta-alanine ligase has protein sequence MSAAGPVLAHTREELATLLSEARRSGLPVGLVPTMGALHEGHASLVRVARDRVGEGPVVVSVFVNPLQFGAGEDLDRYPRTLDDDVELCRREGVDIVFAPSVDEVYPGGEPQVTVEPGPLALLLEGRTRPGHFRGVLTVVAKLFGLVRPDVAVFGQKDYQQLTLIRRMALDLNLAVEVVGAETQREPDGLALSSRNRYLDDEQRHQAVALSLVLHAARDAAQYGVEVALDAARAEVRSSIGLDLDYLEITDPDLGPLPAAVPDGTEGRILVAARIGGTRLIDNMPITFGTPPSARSAGDPRPDPLLSQGDL, from the coding sequence ATGAGCGCCGCCGGTCCGGTCCTCGCGCACACGCGCGAGGAGCTCGCCACGCTGCTCTCCGAGGCCCGTCGCTCGGGCCTCCCGGTGGGGCTGGTCCCGACGATGGGCGCGCTCCACGAGGGCCACGCCAGCCTGGTGCGCGTCGCCCGCGACCGCGTCGGGGAGGGTCCCGTCGTGGTGTCGGTCTTCGTCAACCCCCTCCAGTTCGGCGCCGGCGAGGACCTCGACCGCTACCCGCGGACGCTGGACGACGACGTCGAGCTGTGCCGCCGGGAGGGCGTCGACATCGTCTTCGCGCCGAGCGTCGACGAGGTCTACCCCGGCGGGGAGCCGCAGGTCACCGTCGAGCCCGGCCCGCTGGCGCTGCTGCTCGAGGGACGGACCCGGCCCGGCCACTTCCGCGGGGTGCTCACCGTGGTCGCCAAGCTCTTCGGGCTGGTCCGCCCGGACGTCGCGGTCTTCGGGCAGAAGGACTACCAGCAGCTCACGCTGATCCGCCGGATGGCGCTCGACCTCAACCTCGCCGTCGAGGTCGTCGGCGCCGAGACGCAGCGGGAGCCGGACGGGCTGGCGCTGTCCAGCCGCAACCGCTACCTCGACGACGAGCAGCGGCACCAGGCCGTCGCCCTCAGCCTCGTCCTGCACGCCGCCCGCGACGCCGCGCAGTACGGCGTGGAGGTCGCCCTCGACGCCGCCCGGGCCGAGGTACGCAGCTCGATCGGGCTCGACCTCGACTACCTCGAGATCACCGACCCCGACCTGGGGCCGCTGCCGGCCGCCGTCCCCGACGGCACCGAGGGCCGGATCCTGGTCGCCGCCCGGATCGGCGGCACCCGCCTGATCGACAACATGCCCATCACCTTCGGCACCCCGCCGTCGGCGCGCAGCGCCGGCGACCCCCGCCCCGACCCCCTTCTCAGCCAGGGAGACCTCTGA
- a CDS encoding Rossmann-like and DUF2520 domain-containing protein: MSERFRVGVVGAGRVGAVLAAALGAAGHHVVAAAGESDASHQRIDALLPGTPNAKPSAVARSCDLLLLTVPDDMLPNVVAMLAASGALHEGQYVVHTSGRHGLAVLEPARAVGARTIALHPAMTFTGTAVDLGRLAGCVFGLTAGPAEQAAAEDLVADLGGRPMWVAEEMRTLYHAGLAHGANHLVTLVTEAMEMLAAAGADDPAGTLRPLLTAALDNALEHGDAALTGPIVRGDANTVRDHLAEIRANAPQTLTSYVALARATLDRAVTDGRLLPIRAAKIRLLLDQASAPAARRGARLR; encoded by the coding sequence ATGTCAGAACGCTTCCGTGTGGGCGTCGTCGGCGCAGGCCGCGTCGGTGCCGTCCTCGCCGCCGCCCTCGGTGCCGCGGGCCACCACGTCGTGGCCGCCGCCGGGGAGTCGGACGCCTCGCACCAGCGCATCGACGCGCTGCTGCCCGGCACCCCCAACGCGAAGCCCTCCGCGGTCGCGCGCTCGTGCGACCTGCTGCTGCTCACGGTCCCCGACGACATGCTCCCCAACGTCGTCGCGATGCTGGCCGCCAGCGGCGCCCTGCACGAGGGGCAGTACGTCGTGCACACCTCGGGCCGGCACGGCCTGGCCGTCCTCGAGCCCGCCCGCGCCGTCGGCGCGCGGACCATCGCGCTCCACCCGGCGATGACCTTCACCGGCACCGCCGTCGACCTCGGCCGCCTCGCCGGCTGCGTCTTCGGCCTCACGGCCGGCCCCGCCGAGCAGGCCGCGGCCGAGGACCTCGTCGCCGACCTGGGCGGGCGCCCGATGTGGGTCGCCGAGGAGATGCGCACGCTCTACCACGCCGGTCTGGCCCACGGCGCCAACCACCTCGTCACGCTGGTCACGGAGGCGATGGAGATGCTCGCCGCCGCCGGCGCCGACGACCCCGCCGGCACCCTGCGCCCCCTGCTGACGGCCGCGCTCGACAACGCGCTCGAGCACGGGGACGCCGCGCTGACCGGCCCGATCGTCCGCGGCGACGCGAACACCGTCCGCGACCACCTGGCGGAGATCCGCGCCAACGCGCCGCAGACCCTGACGTCGTACGTCGCCCTGGCGCGCGCGACGCTCGACCGCGCCGTCACCGACGGCCGGCTGCTGCCGATCCGCGCCGCGAAGATCCGCCTGCTGCTCGACCAGGCCTCGGCCCCGGCGGCCCGGCGCGGAGCCCGCCTGCGATGA